The Festucalex cinctus isolate MCC-2025b chromosome 12, RoL_Fcin_1.0, whole genome shotgun sequence genome segment acGTAAATTCAGAGTCATTTATCACATCCACCTCTCCAATCAACCCTTTTGGTAGAATCCTAGAGGCAGTTCAGAAGAATTGCACCCTGAACGTTGCTTGAAAAACACCAGCTACTATTGGTTAATTTTAGTCACGTGTTCATTTCGAAGATGGCGTCTCCAAATGGAGGTAAATTCTAATTCTTTACCGAGACGTTCTGTGTCTATATGCGTATTTCGGTATTGTTTCGTCCTGTAACTCATCTTCGACTACACTCAAGCGCCATAACGAGTCAAAGTCCACATGTTCGGCGTGTATGTCTGCTGTTCAAATTCCTGCTTTACTCGAACGCTTCAAGTGGACTTGGTGTTTGTCGAATGTCCGTTCAGCAGGAACAGTGGACATTTGACACACGCAAACCGCTAAATGTTCTCGTTGCTTAGCTGCTCAAAACGTAAGACTGCTGCTTGTGACACACTGAGGTTAAATTAGTGAGTTAGATTATCGTTTAACAGCGTGTATCAACTATATCGACATAAATGTTCGGGTTATGAATTAATTTGGAACTTGACATCTGTTGGCGTAATGTGTGAAGGCTGAAGGCGTCAACGCATATGTTATTCATAttctttaatatttatttgctgtacACCAATAGCACTCTTTTTGAAGCAACAATTACCAtgttccttttttaaatatcctggTTAGTGCcaaatttgtgtgtgtttcacatTTTTCCCTGACCTGTTCAAAAGTACTTATCTATTATAGGAGTAAGAGTCAGATGAAGGAACAATTGTGTAGTATATTGGGGTTACTATTACTAATTTCCTCATCTTAGGTAGGACACAAGAAGTGTAACCATCTACACTCTTGCCACACAGCTAGTCCATAAACAAACACAGTGCAGCTCAGATTCTGGCTAGCAAACTGCATGGCTTATGATGTTTTTGGGGGGATAGAATTTCAAACTTGTTAATGCATTAGAAATGGCATCGCAtgaatgtggcattaaaaaaaggagGACATTACAAGTGTAATGTTGTGTTGCTTTTTGTAGCACAATACACATATACTGTTCAAACTGTTACTGTTGTACTTGTCTGCAATCTTTGTTTCCTGAACAGACAGCAAACTATTGATTAATAGACCTCCCccaattaaaaaggaaacaaacatttaaactcttgtttcattttaaatgtcattaaaatgtGGTCTGAGTTTCATCTACCTCAACAGACATTCTATTTAAACTAATACCACACAAACTATTATATATGTCTGACTTTTTATTGGACACATCAGAGGGTTGGAAAAAATTATGAATCGCTAGGCTAATGACTTCTCCAAGtcttacaccagttttaattttGCTATTGTATGAAGCATTGCCTGCCTATATTTAAGAATTGTACTTGAATGAAGCTCAAAATGGTTTAGCCTCGATGTTCACCAGTCCATGGTAAGACAAATTGTCAATACAAGGAGAAATTTCAGCTGTTTCTTTTTACTGCTGTTATTTAGTGTGTGTATAGTACTGTAAATTATGTCACAATAAAGAATTATTCAAATAGCACGCCATTTTCTTGTTTCGGTAGGTGAAGATTTTGAAACCTCGTTACTCAGTTATGAGAAGCTGGACAGAGCGTCACCTGACCTTTGGCCTGAGCAGCGTAAGGCCTAATGTCCTTCTGTGTTATTTTTGCATTGTCTTGGGTTTTTGTTGTTACTTGTTTCAAAccaagtgtcctttttttttttttttttttttttttttttttttgcagtgcctGGAGTTGTTGAATTTGCTGCGTCTTGTAAAAATGTAAGTTCTAGTAATTCTTTTGCGCCCAGATCTTTTTGACAGGTTCTTCTAATTAAATATATGTTTGACTCCACAGCCCATCACAAATTCACCACCCAAGTGGATGGTTGAGCTCGAGAGTGAGGACATTGAGATGTTGAAAGGTGATGCATTGTATAATAGAATACGATACATTGGAAGAGGATATTTAGATACAAATCGTGTTAATGTCCTCCAAGATTACACACAAACCTGTTTGTTCAGAATCTTGAATCTTGAAACTGTGCATGACATCaaagtatgtattttttattttttttgtaattgtgtttgaaacattttttttaactgtctgtTTGATTTTCCACCACATTTACACAAGTTCCCGCAGATCCAATACAGCCACCTCTTTGCTTTTAGAGGTTCAGGTGGAAATCTTGAAACAGTGCAGtgatcacaaacacaaaatactttaaaaaaaatctttttaattaaaaaagtaatttgcaagcataaaaaacaaactttccAACAATGCTTAAGGATAAATCTTCCATGTATTAATGTCAGACATGCTATTAATACAGTTTGAAAATATATGTAATTcataatattatataaatataggCTCCATAATTATTATGACTTTTTGGCTTGGCCCCACTCA includes the following:
- the lin52 gene encoding protein lin-52 homolog isoform X2, whose amino-acid sequence is MASPNGGEDFETSLLSYEKLDRASPDLWPEQLPGVVEFAASCKNPITNSPPKWMVELESEDIEMLKELGSLTTANLMEKVKGLQNLGYQLGLEESREMTRGKFLNILERPKK
- the lin52 gene encoding protein lin-52 homolog isoform X1 — its product is MFSLLSCSKREDFETSLLSYEKLDRASPDLWPEQLPGVVEFAASCKNPITNSPPKWMVELESEDIEMLKELGSLTTANLMEKVKGLQNLGYQLGLEESREMTRGKFLNILERPKK